The following proteins come from a genomic window of Alicyclobacillus dauci:
- the rplM gene encoding 50S ribosomal protein L13, giving the protein MRTTYMAKPGSVERKWYVIDATGWRVGRLATHIASILRGKHKPEFTPHIDTGDFVVVINADKVEFTGKKLQDKKYYRHSGYPGGLKETTAAEMLAKHPERVLYYAVRGMLPHNTLGRQQLTKFKVYAGPEHPHEAQKPVPYTPGNME; this is encoded by the coding sequence ATGCGTACGACGTATATGGCTAAGCCAGGCAGCGTTGAACGCAAGTGGTACGTCATCGATGCTACTGGCTGGCGTGTAGGCCGTTTGGCCACCCACATTGCGTCCATTCTGCGTGGTAAGCATAAACCTGAATTTACACCGCACATTGACACTGGCGACTTTGTTGTCGTCATCAATGCGGATAAAGTGGAGTTTACCGGTAAGAAGCTTCAAGATAAGAAGTACTATCGTCACTCTGGTTATCCGGGTGGCTTGAAAGAAACCACAGCTGCTGAGATGCTTGCAAAGCACCCGGAGCGCGTTCTCTACTATGCAGTACGTGGCATGTTGCCGCACAACACATTGGGCCGTCAACAGCTCACGAAGTTCAAAGTGTATGCGGGTCCAGAACATCCGCATGAAGCTCAGAAGC
- the truA gene encoding tRNA pseudouridine(38-40) synthase TruA, with protein sequence MKSQESRGGRIRLVVAYDGADFHGFARQQGLRTVQGVLEDTLSNMLQVPILVHGSGRTDKGVHARAQVVHWDQPYGPPADRVVHVLRNRLPADIIPIQAREVDSEFHARFSVVRKTYRYALYRKPIPDVFTYRFSWHVAEPLNLAQMRLAASELVGEHDFTSFCAVAAPQENKVRRIYRVELQEDRDGNLYVFCEGSGFLQYMVRIIVGTLVDVGLGSINADAMPAILAARDRAASGRTAPPHGLCLWNVEYPTVYGGRVLDL encoded by the coding sequence ATGAAGAGCCAAGAGAGCCGTGGAGGACGAATTCGCCTTGTCGTTGCGTACGACGGGGCCGACTTCCACGGCTTTGCTCGTCAACAGGGTCTCCGCACAGTTCAAGGCGTTCTCGAGGATACCCTCTCCAACATGCTTCAAGTCCCTATTCTGGTCCATGGATCGGGAAGAACAGACAAGGGCGTACATGCACGCGCACAGGTCGTGCACTGGGACCAGCCATACGGGCCCCCGGCGGATCGTGTCGTGCACGTTCTCAGGAACCGTTTGCCGGCTGACATCATCCCAATCCAGGCTCGAGAAGTGGACTCCGAGTTCCACGCTCGCTTCTCCGTCGTTCGCAAGACATACCGCTATGCGTTGTATCGCAAACCCATTCCTGATGTGTTTACGTATCGCTTTTCCTGGCACGTTGCAGAGCCGCTCAACCTCGCACAAATGCGGCTTGCTGCCAGCGAGTTGGTCGGCGAGCACGATTTCACGAGTTTTTGCGCGGTCGCTGCACCACAGGAGAACAAAGTCCGACGGATTTATCGTGTGGAACTTCAGGAGGACCGGGATGGAAACCTGTATGTCTTTTGCGAAGGCAGCGGATTTCTGCAATACATGGTACGCATCATTGTCGGCACCTTGGTGGATGTCGGGCTGGGTTCGATAAATGCGGACGCGATGCCGGCTATTCTGGCCGCTCGTGATCGGGCAGCGTCTGGTCGAACCGCACCACCCCACGGGTTGTGTCTGTGGAATGTCGAATATCCAACTGTTTACGGCGGAAGAGTACTTGATCTGTGA